From the Fulvia fulva chromosome 2, complete sequence genome, one window contains:
- a CDS encoding putative transporter SEO1 yields MSEELGFHGNELVHFQTMYMVGTILGQLPFAVLFPKVRMNWLIPSLDICWGIFTLLQYRANSYSEIMAYRFMVGLFEPAYFPGVQYVLGAWYRADEIGRRGGVFYVGLTLGTLTAGLLQGAAVANLDGANGLSGWRWAFIINTIITLPLGFVGFFLWPGTPDKVKSVFLSAEEVALAKKRLERAGHRQPDPLTWAGVKRVFTSWRLYVLIMWDTFFCCSATNTTAAGYLLWLKSLNRYSVERVNQLSVTSPAVGIFYVLFIALGADFFLGRALAITLASTWNLIGLVILIIWNVPEYAKWFAFNTTYSSVAVSSVLYGWANDILKQRAQERSFALVAMTAIGQATAAWTPLLVNKTVEAPRFPKGYAFTAASAVLLIAMTWIVKWMHDKQERSTQKSVSSEEKSIGDAVLMNVSPKQ; encoded by the exons ATGTCAGAGGAACTCGGCTTCCACGGTAATGAGCTCGTGCACTTCCAAACGATGTACATGGTCGGTACGATTCTCGGTCAATTGCCATTCGCAGTCCTCTTCCCGAAAGTGCGAATGAACTGGCTGATACCAAGTCTGGACATCTGCTGGGGCATCTTCACACTGCTGCAATATCGCGCAAACAGCTATTCGGAGATCATGGCGTATCGTTTCATGGTCGGACTGTTCGAGCCGGCGTACTTTCCTGGAGTTCAATACGTCCTCGGTGCATGGTACCGAGCTGATGAAATCGGTCGACGTGGAGGCGTGTTCTATGTCGGCTTGACTCTAGGGACCCTGACCGCAGGTCTGCTTCAAGGCGCAGCTGTGGCAAACCTCGACGGTGCCAATGGACTCTCTGGCTGGCGGTGGGCGTTCATTATCAATACCATCATAACTCTGCCGCTGGGGTTCGTCGGCTTCTTCCTATGGCCAGGCACACCGGACAAGGTCAAGTCGGTCTTCCTGTCGGCAGAAGAAGTCGCCCTGGCCAAAAAGCGCCTGGAAAGAGCCGGCCACCGTCAGCCGGATCCGTTGACATGGGCTGGAGTGAAGCGAGTGTTCACCAGCTGGAGGCTGTACGTCCTCATAATGTGGGACACGTTCTTCTGCTGCAGTGCGACCAATACGACAGCTGCAGGATATCTGCTCTGGTTGAAGAGCCTCAATCGCTACTCCGTCGAGAGAGTAAACCAACTCAGCGTTACCTCGCCAGCAGTCGGCATATTCTACGTCCTCTTTATCGCCTTAGGGGCGGATTTTTTCCTTGGAAGAGCGCTCGCGATAACGCTGGCATCCACATGGAACCTGATCGGTCTCGTCATCTTGATCATTTGGAACGTTCCAGAGTATGCAAAGTGGTTCGCTTTCAACACGACTTATTCGTCAGTTGCCGTGAGCTCCGTGCTGTATGGCTGGGCAAACGACATCTTGAAGCAGAGAGCTCAGGAAAGATCATTTGCACTGGTAGCCATGACTGCCATTGGGCAGGCCACGGCTGCATGGACACCACTGCTGGTGAACAAGACAGTCGAAGCGCCACGGTTTCCGAAAGGCTATGCTTTCACGGCAGCGAGTGCAGTATTGCTCATCGCTATGACTTGGATTGTGAAGTGGATGCATGACAAGCAAGA GAGAAGCACACAAAAGAGCGTATCGTCCGAAGAGAAGAGCATTGGAGATGCTGTGCTGATGAACGTGTCTCCCAAGCAGTGA